From the Aquirufa lenticrescens genome, the window AATCGTTGTTTCTACTCAGCACGATGATTTCGCGTCAGAAGCAGAGATGTTAGCGAAAATCAACAAGGACATCGTAGAAATCGTTATCCCTCGCGTTAAGGCTAAATTAAAGCCAGAATTGCAAGCCTTATTCAACGATGCGATCACTTATCACATTAACCCAACAGGTAAATTTGTGATCGGTGGTCCACACGGAGATACGGGTTTAACAGGTCGTAAGATCATCGTAGATACGTACGGAGGAAAAGGTGCACACGGTGGTGGTGCCTTCTCTGGTAAGGATCCTTCCAAAGTAGACCGTTCAGCTGCCTATGCAACACGTCATATCGCGAAAAACTTAGTTGCTTCTGGTTTATGTGACCAAGTATTGGTACAAGTTTCTTACGCGATCGGTGTAGCTAAACCTTGCGGTTTATTCATCGATACGTATGGTACTGCCAAAGTAGACATGACAGACGGCGAAATCGCCCGTAAAGTAGAAGCTATCTTCGATATGCGTCCTTACTTTATCGAGCAACGCTTGAAATTACGTAACCCAATCTATTCTGAGACGGCAGCTTATGGACACATGGGACGTAAGAACGAGATCGTTACGAAACACTTCACTGGTCCTAACGGCCAAAAAGTAAGCAAAGAAGTGGAATTATTCACTTGGGAAAAATTAGACTACGTAGATGCAGTTAAGTCTGCTTTCGGAATCTAATCTGAATTACTTTGATATGAAAAAAGGCGACCTTCGGTCGCCTTTTTTATTGCATTTTTTTTTAAAATTCCTCGCTCTCTAAATCTTCTGCTCGAAGCGCCTTTACGGAATTGTTTTTCGATTTAAATCGCTTAATCTGTTCTGCGATGGCATTCAACGCTAAGTCCAATGCCTCTTCAAATGATTTCGCTGTTTCTTTGACAAATAACACTGCCCCGGGGACCGTGATCTTAATTTCTAACATTTTCTCCTTTACCTTTCCTAGACTTGTCGCCACTTTCAGGAACACCTCACCTCCGGTTATTCGGTCATAAAAGGTATCTAACTTGTTTAACTTTTCTTGAATGCTTTCTACCAATTTGCGGTCCGCAGTAAAGTGGATCGCGTGAACTTGCACTTTCATAAGCTTAAAATTTAATGGTGAAACACGCTTTGGGAATCTTAGCAAAGCTGACAGAAAAAAGAACGTTTTAGATTCGTTATAAACGTATTGTATTTTTGAAAGGATGTCAAGTTTTTAACAGAATTTATTTGGGCGGAGCCCAAATAAATTCTGTTAAAAAAGTCGCAGCTTCGCTGCCTAGTCGCCTGAGGCTTAGTCGCAACTGTGTCGCTTAGTCAGTAGACACTAGTCAGTAATCAGTAAATGAGGCCGGAGGCCGCACCACTATACTCATCGCCGCAGGCGATTCCATCTTTATTCTTTATGCTCTATGCTTTAAAAACCATCGCCCAGGCGATTCCACCATTCACCATCCCTACTTTAAGCTTTATACTTTAAACGTACCAACCTCACCTTCACCCCATTCCTTCTCATAAAATCGTGCCAAAAATGCTGAATAGCGGATAAATGATCATTCGGAGACTTCACTTCGACAAAGGCAAATTCATCGCCTTTTTGGATAAATAAATCAGGGAAGCCCTTGACATGTGTACCTAAATGTTCCCATAAGTATTGAGATATTGCTGCTAACCCATCTGGAGGCATCACTTGCAAAAACCGCTCCATCAGTTCAAAATCGAGAGAATACCAATCAACCAAAGGATTCATGGCGCCTTGATTTGCCTCAGCACGAGAGCGCAAAAGTGAAAGAAGCGTAGAACGATCTTCTAATAAATGCAAAGGCAATTCCCCCGCAAAACTCTCCTTTCCATAATGACTCGGAGCCCATTGAAAAGGATGATGAAAGCCTTCTTTACGATCTGCAAAAATCAAATCCCAGGCGAAAAGACCGAGGAAATTACGCCAAATCTGGTTCTCGGTAAAAGCTGCATAATAGCCCTCCGCTTGAAAATGGGCCACCACTCCTGCTTCTACTTGACCGATGTATTCCGGTGAAATTTCAATTAATTCAGCCTGCTTTAGCGAGGCAGTCACTTGCTTGATGGATTTTTTAGAGGCTTGTTTGGCCAAAAAGTCTTCAAAAAAATGAATCTCCGTAGGCGAAACACACACTTCTAATCCCACCCGAGCCCATGCAATGGCTTCGTCTAACTCCCCCATTTTCTGCAAAACACGAACTCGACGCTCTAGCGAGGCACCTGTTAAGGAAACCTCATATACTTCCAAAGCCTCTAAATAGGCTTTTTCACGCTCTAACAAACGACCTAAAGCATAACAGGTCTTTTCAAATGCCCTAATAGATGGCTCTAACAAAGAAGAAGCCAAAGGCAACATATGCACTCGCCAGGAAGCTAATATCTCGTCAGCACTAACGGTGGTCGTATAAAACCATTCTCTCCACATCGAAATAGCCCATTTTTGTTCTGCCTCTTCCCTGGTCTGAAAATAGGGCTTTAAATCCTCCTCTTGCACTTCCACGAAGGCACGGTACCCTAAATCACGCACCACGAAGTCAGTTAGATCACGAGATCGTGTCCCAAAAATCAAAAACTGAATGAATGCAAACACCTCCACTCTCGCAGGAGCTACCACGCCAGAAGAAAACGCTACTATTAAATCAGCCGATGAAACGAGTGCCGCAGCCTCTTCTTTTGAGGCTGAAGCGGGGATTTTGATGCCTTGTTTTTTGGCCAAAGCAACACATTCCTGCTTAGTAAATATCGATTCTACTCCATCCGAAACATCGGAGAGAAAACCAGATGTGCGCAAAACTCGCAGAGGAGTCGCTAATTCCCCTATTTCAGGATAGTTTAATTTCTCGATCCGAAAACAAACCGAACGACGCGATGCTAACCGCAAATAAAGGCATTGCGCTGCAAATGTGAGATCAGAAAAATCCTTTAAAAATACTATTTCCTTTTCCTTTAAAAGGGGCAAATAATGCCGGTCGATATAGCGTAGAATATAGCTAAAATGATCCCAATAATAGGTTGCAGACAATTCTATCTCATTTTTTCGATCATTCGGCATTATTGTTTATCTTTGTCTACCTTTTTAGGGGAATATCTTTTTATTCATAAATCAAAACAAAAATATGCAAACTGTTGCTAATTTCAATTTTGCTGGTAAAAAAGCGCTAGTACGTGTTGATTTCAACGTTCCATTGAATGAGCGTTTCGAAATTACAGATGATACCCGAATCAAGGCGACAATTCCTACGATTCAAAAGATTTTGAAAGACGGTGGATCGGTTGTGTTAATGTCTCACCTAGGTCGTCCGAAGGATGGTCCTACCGAAAAATATTCGTTGAAACACCTAGTGACGCCTTTGTCATTGGTTTTTGGCGTGAAAGTAAAGTTTGCCTCTGATTGTATCTCAGATGAGGCTGTTGAATTAGCGAACGGTTTACAATCAGGTGAAATCTTGCTTCTAGAAAACCTTCGTTTTTACAAAGAAGAAGAAAAAGGAGATGTTGATTTTGCGCAAAAACTAGCTCGTTTAGGTAATGTTTGGGTAAATGACGCATTTGGAACGGCTCACCGTGCACACGCTTCTACCGCTGTCATCGGACAATTCTTCACTGATAAAGTGAGTGGATACGTCATGCAGGCGGAATTAGATAACGCACAAAAGATCCTTGAATACTCGGAACGTCCGTTTACGGCGATCATGGGTGGATCGAAAATCTCGGATAAAATCTTGATCATCGAACGTCTGTTGGACAAAGTAGATAACTTGATTATCGGTGGAGGAATGACTTATACGTTTTCTCTAGCTGAAGGTGGAAAGATCGGTAAATCGATCTGTGAGCCAGATAAAGTAGAATTAGCGAAACAATTGATCGAAAAAGCGAAAGCGAAAGGTGTGAACTTAATTATGCCTTTAGACAACGTTTGTGCAGATGATTTCAATAACAACGCAAACCGTCAAACGGTAGAACGCGGTGAGATTCCTGATGGTTGGGAAGGTTTAGACATCGGACCTAAGTCGATTGCTTTATTCCAGGAAACAATCGCGAAATCAAAAACAATCCTTTGGAACGGCCCAATGGGCGTATTTGAATTCTCAAACTTCGCAATCGGAACTAACGCCATTGCGGATGCTGTCGTGAAAGCAACAGAAGAAAACGGAGCGTTCTCACTTATTGGAGGTGGCGATTCAGCTTCAGCAGTCAATAACGCAGGTTACGGAGATCGCGTTAGCTACGTTTCGACTGGTGGAGGTGCTTTATTAGAATATATGGAAGGTAAAACATTACCAGGTGTAGCTGCATTAGAAGCTTAGAAAATACCGGAATTTCAGATAAAATTGCAGAAGGCGAGGAAACATTCCTCGCCTTTTTGTATTTTAGATGTATGATTCAGCATAAAAATCCTGCCCATCTTCGTGCCAGCTTCTTAAGTTTAGATAGTCGCCAAATTTATGAGCCTACTAAAACCGCTTTCTTTGCGGTAAACGGGCTAAACCACGATGGTCATCAATATGTGGAATCATTATACAATAAAGGCGTACGCGAATTTATTGTTGAAGAATCAGCTTGGCATGGCCCTATCGCTGAAAAGGCTTCCCAATGGGAGCAAACCAATATTTATGTTGTTGAAAACAGCATTGCCACCTTACAATCGATCGCCCAACAACACCGGGAACAATTTCAATATCCTGTTATCGGCATCACCGGCTCGAATGGTAAAACCATCTGTAAAGAATGGCTTGCAACACTTTGCAATAATGCGTTTACTGTAGTTAAAAGTCCTAAGAGTTTTAATTCCCAAATTGGTGTTCCACTCTCCCTCTGGGCGATGCAAGAAAAACACAATTTGGGCATTTTCGAGGCTGGTATTTCCCAAAAAGGGGAAATGGATAAAATCGAAGCCATGCTGAAACCAGACTATGGCATTTTCACGCATTTTGGCGAGGCACACGGCTCTAATTTCAGCTCTGATGAAGAGAAGCTTAGAGAAAAACTACAACTCTTTAAAAGAGCGAAAAAACTCGTCTATCGCGTCACTAATCTGCAAGATGATCCCATCAAGCAAATAATGCAGGAAATTAATCCTTCTTGTGAATTAATTGGATGGAATACGATTAGCCCAGATAAAGGCTTGTTCACTTTTTGGCAAACAAAAGGTAAAACAGCGCAAATCAAAGTTATCAAAGCAGCGCAAAGCGAAACCTTCATCGATAGCTCCATCGAATTTAACGATGAAGCATCGCTCGAGAACAGCACCCATTGCCTTATAATGGCCTCCATTTTAGGCATTAATCGAGAAACACTAAGTCTAAAAGCTAGGGCATTAAAACCCGTATCGATGCGCTTAGAAATGAAAGAAGGCTTGCGCGGGAATACCTTAATCGATGATTCCTATAACAATGACCTGGATGGGCTTCGCCTCGCCTTACCTCTCTTAAAGAAAAACAAACACAAAAAAAGTGTCTTAATCCTTAGTGATTTCCTCGAAACAGGCATCCCAGAGAAAGAATTATACACCACCATTGCGGCCCTAGTTCGTCACCAAAAAATTGATCGAATGATCGGCATAGGTGATCAAATCATCCGAAATAAGGCTATTTTCGACCAAATAGATGTATTTCAAAGCACCGAAGACCTCATTTCTTCAGGATTCCTAAATACGATCAATACAAGTCAAATTTTATTAAAAGGGGCTAGAAAGTATAACTTTGAGAAGCTCGTTCACAACTTAGAAAATAAGACCCACAGAACGCAATTAGAGGTGAACCTTGATGCTTTACAGCATAATCTAGCCTACTTTAAAAAGGATATAGGACCAGAAACTAAATTAATGGTCATGGTTAAAGCCTTTGCCTATGGCACTGGCGCAATTGAAATAGCTACATTACTCCAAAATAGTGGAGTGGACTACCTAACTGTAGCCTACACTGACGAAGGAGTTTACTTGCGTAAACACGGAATTTATGTTCCCATCATGGTCATGAATCCCCAAATCGAAGAATTCGATAAGCTAACCGAAAATGGATTAGAACCGGAAATCTATAGCCTAGAATTACTCAAAGCCATAGACGAATATGGAACTCAACAGGGTAAAAACATCAAAATCCATATCAAGTTAGATACAGGTATGAAACGCCTTGGCTTTGAAGCAACAGAAATCGCTGAATTAGGCGAAAATTTAGCTCAAATGCCTCATTTATGGGTAGCCAGCATCTTAAGCCATTTAGCCGCAGCAGATAGCCCACAACACGCTGATTTCACTGAGCAACAGATAAAATCTTTTAATGCCGCTGCAGCTGAAATAGAAACAAGTATCGGATATCAAACCATCAAGCACATCGCAAACTCTGCAGCTATCCAAAGTTTCCCTTCAGCCCGACTAGATATGGTCCGTTTGGGCATCAGTTTATATGGAATTACCGGTAATCCGAACGTAAAAAATAAGATCGAAAACGTTTTAACCCTAAAAACGTCTATATCACAGATCAAAAACATCGCTCCAGATGAGACAATTGGATACGGAAGACGTGGTAAATTAGCCGGTCCTGGTCGAATTGCTACCCTAGCTATCGGCTATGCAGATGGTTATTCTAGAGCTCTCGGAATGGGAAAGGGAAGCTTCGAAATAAAGGGCCATCTATGCCCAACCGTAGGTTCTATTTGCATGGATATGTGTATGGTAGACATCAGTCAATTTCCCGACATTTCTGTCGAAGATACCGCCATAGCCTTTGGCGGAAAAATACAATTATACGAATTAGCCAAACAAGCTGAAACCATCCCTTACGAACTGATGACAAATATCAGTGAGCGAGTTAAGAGGGTGTATGTAACGCAGTAATCAGTATCCAGTAACCAGTAACTAGTAGTCAGTCAACAGTAAACAGTCCGGAGGGAACGAGTCCGGAGGGGTGTGTCATTTCACCATTCACCATTTACCATTCACCATTTAGTGTCTATTCTCAAAACTCTTAATACTTAGCAATTTTGCTATATAATAATTGTATACTTAACATTATTGCTAATTATTAATTGCTCATATAGCTAATTAATTAGTGCGCGCGCTAAATAGGCTATCAATAAACTGATTTGGAGATTTAAAATCAATATATTAACTTAGCTAAATATCAAATAATAGCATGGCTGTAGAGAACATAGCAAAGGCTTTAGGGGATGAGTCCAGAAGGAAAATCATCGAACTATTAAAGGAAGGAGAACTTCCTGCTACGGCTATATTTGATCAATTTGAGTACGCCGCCCCTACTATCTCCAGGCATTTATCGGTATTAAAAGATGCGGGGTTAGTCAGCACCCGTAGAAATGGGGTATTCATTTACTACCAATTAGAGAAGGATGCGCTACGTCAATTAGACGAATGGCTCTCCCCTTTCCTACCTAAAGTGAAGCCTGCACCAAAAGAAAAATCGAATCCAGCACCCAAAATACCGAAAGAAAATCCTTTCGATAAATTTCAGTCTGAATTCTAAAATATAAAAATAATACAATTTATAATGAAGCGATTTGTGTTCATCATTCGAGGTCCGGTAGCCGGAATTTCCAGCGAATCTAGCTTAGCATCGGAGGCAGAATTAGACCAAATTCGCACTTGGTTAAAGGGCTTAAAATCGACTTATTCGGACATGCTTTTCCAGAAATTTTCAGGTGAATTACAAGCGTTAAATCAGAGCGGAAAATTAGACAGTCGACTGATCCAACAAATTGATGGAGGAGAAATTTCTCAGATCGTTACACTAATTTTACCAAGCTTAGAGGTGGCCGAAGAAATCGCAGCCAGTTTTCCCTTCCCTAACGAGTTTTATAGTCTAGAATTAAGAGAAATGGCTTAAAGATCAAGTAATTCCATACAAAAAAGGCTCATACATTACGTATGAGCCTTTTTTGTGCATTCGCGACGAGAATCGCGTATTTTTTATCTCCTTATAGATTGATCTCGCCTACCATATTCTCAGGCTTTACCCACGCATCGAATTCTTCGGCTGTTAAATAACCCAAAGAAATCGCCGTTTCCTTTAACGTAGAGCCATTTTTATGAGCAGTCTGCGCAATCTCTGCTGCTTTGTAGTATCCGATCTTCGTATTTAAAGCAGTCACTAACATCAAGGAGTTATTCACGTGCTTCTTAATGTTATCGTGAAGTGGTTCAATACCTACCGCACATTTATCATTAAATGCTACGCACACATCTCCAATTAAACGAGCTGAATGTAAGAAGTTGTATATCATCACTGGTTTGAATACGTTTAGCTCGAAATGGCCATTTGAACCACCTATTCCGATCGCTACATCATTCCCCATCACCTGCGCCGCGACCATTGTCATAGCCTCGCATTGCGTAGGATTCACCTTACCTGGCATAATAGAAGAACCAGGCTCGTTATCAGGAATATAAATCTCACCGATACCCGAACGAGGCCCAGATGAAAGCATTCGAACGTCGTTACCTATCTTCATCAAACTCACTGCAACCGTCTTTAAAGCTCCGTGAGCCTCTACAATCGCATCGTGTGCTGCTAATGCTTCAAACTTGTTTTCAGCTGTAATAAATGGTAATCCAGTCAAAGAAGCGATATGCTTAGCAACATTCTCTGAATAGCCTTTGGGTGTATTAATACCCGTTCCTACCGCAGTACCGCCTAAAGCAAGTTCAGAAAGGTGTGCAAGACTATTATTAATCGCACGTAAACCGTGATCTAATTGTGAAACGTAACCTGAAAATTCTTGGCCTAAAGTCAAAGGAGTCGCATCCATAAAGTGCGTACGACCGATTTTGACCACGTTTTTGAAGGCTTTAGCTTTCGCAGCTAAAGTATCTCTCAATTTCGTAATACCTGGAATCGTTACTTCCACTAAAGATTGATATGCAGCGATGTGCATCGCCGTAGGGAACGTATCGTTCGACGATTGAGACTTATTTACATCGTCATTTGGGTGTACGAATTTCTGCTCATCTAGCAAATTTCCTCCCTGTAGGACGTGTGCGCGGTAAGCAATTACCTCATTACAATTCATATTAGATTGAGTACCAGAACCTGTTTGCCAAACCACTAAAGGGAACTGGTCTGCCCATTGACCTTCCAAGATTTCATCACACACTTGACCAATTAGGTTCTTTTTCGCCTCCTCTAAGACGCCTGCCTCAAAGTTCGTGATCGCCGCTGCTTTCTTTAGATAAGCAAAGGCTCTAATGATCTCTTTGGGCATTTTATTAATATCCTGAGCAATCGGGAAATTCTCAATCGAACGTTGCGTTTGAGCACCCCAATAAACGTGAGCAGGCACTTGCACCTTACCCATAGTATCTTTTTCAATTCTATACTCCATACGATGTTTTGTATTAAATTTGTCCTAGTCCACAAAAATACCACCAAAATCAA encodes:
- the fumC gene encoding class II fumarate hydratase — encoded protein: MEYRIEKDTMGKVQVPAHVYWGAQTQRSIENFPIAQDINKMPKEIIRAFAYLKKAAAITNFEAGVLEEAKKNLIGQVCDEILEGQWADQFPLVVWQTGSGTQSNMNCNEVIAYRAHVLQGGNLLDEQKFVHPNDDVNKSQSSNDTFPTAMHIAAYQSLVEVTIPGITKLRDTLAAKAKAFKNVVKIGRTHFMDATPLTLGQEFSGYVSQLDHGLRAINNSLAHLSELALGGTAVGTGINTPKGYSENVAKHIASLTGLPFITAENKFEALAAHDAIVEAHGALKTVAVSLMKIGNDVRMLSSGPRSGIGEIYIPDNEPGSSIMPGKVNPTQCEAMTMVAAQVMGNDVAIGIGGSNGHFELNVFKPVMIYNFLHSARLIGDVCVAFNDKCAVGIEPLHDNIKKHVNNSLMLVTALNTKIGYYKAAEIAQTAHKNGSTLKETAISLGYLTAEEFDAWVKPENMVGEINL
- the metK gene encoding methionine adenosyltransferase, with the protein product MAYLFTSESVSEGHPDKVADQISDALIDHFMAFDPTSKVACETLVTTGQVVLAGEVNTTTYLDVQAITREVIRKIGYTKSEYMFEANSCGILSAIHEQSADINQGVDRKNPEEQGAGDQGMMFGFATKETDNFMPLALDLAHKILQELSAIRNNEPSLIGYLRPDAKSQVTIEYSDNHVPQRIDTIVVSTQHDDFASEAEMLAKINKDIVEIVIPRVKAKLKPELQALFNDAITYHINPTGKFVIGGPHGDTGLTGRKIIVDTYGGKGAHGGGAFSGKDPSKVDRSAAYATRHIAKNLVASGLCDQVLVQVSYAIGVAKPCGLFIDTYGTAKVDMTDGEIARKVEAIFDMRPYFIEQRLKLRNPIYSETAAYGHMGRKNEIVTKHFTGPNGQKVSKEVELFTWEKLDYVDAVKSAFGI
- a CDS encoding ArsR/SmtB family transcription factor; translated protein: MAVENIAKALGDESRRKIIELLKEGELPATAIFDQFEYAAPTISRHLSVLKDAGLVSTRRNGVFIYYQLEKDALRQLDEWLSPFLPKVKPAPKEKSNPAPKIPKENPFDKFQSEF
- a CDS encoding phosphoglycerate kinase, with translation MQTVANFNFAGKKALVRVDFNVPLNERFEITDDTRIKATIPTIQKILKDGGSVVLMSHLGRPKDGPTEKYSLKHLVTPLSLVFGVKVKFASDCISDEAVELANGLQSGEILLLENLRFYKEEEKGDVDFAQKLARLGNVWVNDAFGTAHRAHASTAVIGQFFTDKVSGYVMQAELDNAQKILEYSERPFTAIMGGSKISDKILIIERLLDKVDNLIIGGGMTYTFSLAEGGKIGKSICEPDKVELAKQLIEKAKAKGVNLIMPLDNVCADDFNNNANRQTVERGEIPDGWEGLDIGPKSIALFQETIAKSKTILWNGPMGVFEFSNFAIGTNAIADAVVKATEENGAFSLIGGGDSASAVNNAGYGDRVSYVSTGGGALLEYMEGKTLPGVAALEA
- a CDS encoding VRR-NUC domain-containing protein — its product is MPNDRKNEIELSATYYWDHFSYILRYIDRHYLPLLKEKEIVFLKDFSDLTFAAQCLYLRLASRRSVCFRIEKLNYPEIGELATPLRVLRTSGFLSDVSDGVESIFTKQECVALAKKQGIKIPASASKEEAAALVSSADLIVAFSSGVVAPARVEVFAFIQFLIFGTRSRDLTDFVVRDLGYRAFVEVQEEDLKPYFQTREEAEQKWAISMWREWFYTTTVSADEILASWRVHMLPLASSLLEPSIRAFEKTCYALGRLLEREKAYLEALEVYEVSLTGASLERRVRVLQKMGELDEAIAWARVGLEVCVSPTEIHFFEDFLAKQASKKSIKQVTASLKQAELIEISPEYIGQVEAGVVAHFQAEGYYAAFTENQIWRNFLGLFAWDLIFADRKEGFHHPFQWAPSHYGKESFAGELPLHLLEDRSTLLSLLRSRAEANQGAMNPLVDWYSLDFELMERFLQVMPPDGLAAISQYLWEHLGTHVKGFPDLFIQKGDEFAFVEVKSPNDHLSAIQHFWHDFMRRNGVKVRLVRLKYKA
- a CDS encoding HPF/RaiA family ribosome-associated protein translates to MKVQVHAIHFTADRKLVESIQEKLNKLDTFYDRITGGEVFLKVATSLGKVKEKMLEIKITVPGAVLFVKETAKSFEEALDLALNAIAEQIKRFKSKNNSVKALRAEDLESEEF
- a CDS encoding bifunctional UDP-N-acetylmuramoyl-tripeptide:D-alanyl-D-alanine ligase/alanine racemase; protein product: MIQHKNPAHLRASFLSLDSRQIYEPTKTAFFAVNGLNHDGHQYVESLYNKGVREFIVEESAWHGPIAEKASQWEQTNIYVVENSIATLQSIAQQHREQFQYPVIGITGSNGKTICKEWLATLCNNAFTVVKSPKSFNSQIGVPLSLWAMQEKHNLGIFEAGISQKGEMDKIEAMLKPDYGIFTHFGEAHGSNFSSDEEKLREKLQLFKRAKKLVYRVTNLQDDPIKQIMQEINPSCELIGWNTISPDKGLFTFWQTKGKTAQIKVIKAAQSETFIDSSIEFNDEASLENSTHCLIMASILGINRETLSLKARALKPVSMRLEMKEGLRGNTLIDDSYNNDLDGLRLALPLLKKNKHKKSVLILSDFLETGIPEKELYTTIAALVRHQKIDRMIGIGDQIIRNKAIFDQIDVFQSTEDLISSGFLNTINTSQILLKGARKYNFEKLVHNLENKTHRTQLEVNLDALQHNLAYFKKDIGPETKLMVMVKAFAYGTGAIEIATLLQNSGVDYLTVAYTDEGVYLRKHGIYVPIMVMNPQIEEFDKLTENGLEPEIYSLELLKAIDEYGTQQGKNIKIHIKLDTGMKRLGFEATEIAELGENLAQMPHLWVASILSHLAAADSPQHADFTEQQIKSFNAAAAEIETSIGYQTIKHIANSAAIQSFPSARLDMVRLGISLYGITGNPNVKNKIENVLTLKTSISQIKNIAPDETIGYGRRGKLAGPGRIATLAIGYADGYSRALGMGKGSFEIKGHLCPTVGSICMDMCMVDISQFPDISVEDTAIAFGGKIQLYELAKQAETIPYELMTNISERVKRVYVTQ